One Cololabis saira isolate AMF1-May2022 chromosome 18, fColSai1.1, whole genome shotgun sequence genomic region harbors:
- the LOC133464835 gene encoding zinc-binding protein A33-like — MNFSLKGLSTSCFEQPTVISYKTEKEEKRLKEVCEKHPGIPQLFCIDEQRAVCPVCEFSLHQNHKVVPVEEAVGELKELMKSDLESLQNKRNKYQQVEETYKVVVQHSKKQLLSTKKQIRAEFNKLQRFLKEEEGSRLAALREEKKQKGRTISRKRKMIQEQISSLSDSISAVEEELQKDKMTFLSRYKPTRDRAREQSSVSDPRLLSGTLVDEAKHLGNLAFRVWEKMGDQVHFSPVVLDPNTAAPCLYLSADLTSGRKEDTCQQLPDNPERIMNFSHVFGSEGFTSGKHSWEVEVGDHPSWLLGLVKDSAERKNERISSPKYGVWCLMYRDGIYANGDGIYANGDGISGDGEIVTVETSPRRIRVQLDYDGGTVSFYNAEDMTHIYTHRDTFTEKLLPFFGIGRSCDAKTSEIRICQTKNKRLID; from the coding sequence ATGAACTTTTCACTGAAGGGACTTTCCACCTCTTGTTTTGAACAACCGACAGTTATATCgtataagactgaaaaagaagaaaagaggctgaaggAGGTTTGTGAGAAACATCCAGGAATACCTCAACTGTTCTGTATAGACGAACAGAGAGCTGTGTGTCCTGTCTGTGAGTTTTCTCTGCACCAGAACCACAAAGTGGTTCCTGTAGAGGAAGCAGTCGGTGAGCTGAAGGAGCTGATGAAATCTGACTTAGAGTCTCTGCAGAACAAGAGGAACAAATACCAACAAGTGGAGGAAACATATAAAGTTGTGGTTCAACACTCCAAGAAGCAGCTGCTCTCTACAAAGAAGCAGATCAGAGCAGAGTTCAACAAACTCCAGCGGTTCCTGAAAGAGGAAGAGGGGTCCAGACTGGCAGCTCTGAGGGAGGAAAAGAAGCAGAAGGGGAGGACAATCAgcaggaagaggaagatgatCCAGGAGCAGATCTCCTCTCTGTCAGACAGCATCTCTGCTGTGGAAGAAGAGCTGCAGAAAGACAAAATGACGTTCCTCAGCAGGTACAAACCCACTCGGGACAGAGCCAGAGAGCAGAGCTCAGTGTCAGATCCACGGCTGCTCTCAGGAACTCTGGTAGACGAGGCCAAACACCTGGGAAACCTGGCCTTCAGAGTCTGGGAGAAGATGGGGGACCAGGTCCACTTCAGCCCCGTGGTTCTGGAcccaaacactgcagcccccTGTCTCTATCTGTCTGCTGATCTGAccagtggaaggaaggaagatacaTGTCAGCAGCTTCCTGATAATCCAGAGAGAATCATGAACTTCTCCCATGTTTTTGGTTCTGAAGGTTTCACCTCAGGGAAACACAgctgggaggtggaggtgggagaTCATCCCTCCTGGCTGCTGGGTTTGGTTAAAGACTCAGCTGAGAGGAAGAACGAGAGAATTTCTTCACCTAAATATGGAGTCTGGTGTTTGATGTATCGTGATGGAATATACGCCAATGGTGATGGAATATACGCCAATGGTGATGGAATATCTGGTGATGGTGAGATCGTCACGGTGGAGACGAGTCCCCGGAGGATCAGAGTCCAGCTGGACTATGACGGGGGGACAGTTTCCTTCTACAACGCTGAAGACATGACACACATCTACACTCACAGAGACACTTTCACTGAGAAACTCCTCCCTTTTTTTGGGATTGGAAGGTCTTGTGATGCAAAAACTTCTGAGATCAGAATCTGTCAGACAAAGAATAAGAGATTAATAGATTAA